From the genome of Ziziphus jujuba cultivar Dongzao chromosome 4, ASM3175591v1:
TTCAacacccacccccccccccccccccccccccccccccccccccaaacacccgttttcttttttttaatctttttctgttttatttgcCCCGTGGAGGCTGACTTTTCTCTGTATTTGTGAAACTAGGAAAAGCAGGTTTGGGAAGGAAAGCCCATGGAGGAGAAGAAGGAAGTGGCTAATGTAGAGCTGAACCAAAAGTCGTTGGATGTTGCTTCAGAATTGGGCTCTGCGCCAGTTGTTCATGCTAGCGACAGCTTGAAGCTTTCAGAAAATGGATCTGTTATCACGACTGTTGATGCCCCGAAGGGTGCTAAGTCAGTTGTGCCAGAGAAGAGGGTTGTGGGAAATGGGGTTGTAAATGGTTGCTAGCCTCTGTCTGCTTTGCACAATGGTGGTCCATCCTCCGCTAATTTGGTCTGCCCTTAGAAGTGTCAAGGTTTTGCTGGTTAGGAATACACTACATGGCAAAGCTAGGGGCAAGGTCTCTCAAAACGTTTGGACTGCCGTGATGGGTATATGTTGCTTTGCTTGAAGAGTCAATAATTCGTTGAGGGGATAGAAAGTAAATGTTATAGAAATCTGTATGCATTTGAAAGCAGGGTAATGTTCCTCAGAATCCAAGTTTCACCCCATTTTTCGTTGGGTCTCTGTTTTTACAGCGTAGCTCCTAACAGGTTTTGGTTGTCTAGattttgggtttagggtttctGGTCTAGTGGCTTTTATATCcttattatgattttatttcttttttttgtttttttgtttttttttacttttttttttattatcttttttcatttttatattcccCCTATACTTGTTTGGCTATTTCCTGTCTTGTAAATCTAGATCTACTTCATTGAGCGGGCAGCTTTGCTTTTGTACTTGTTAAAGAGAGAGCTGGAAGCAAGGTGGGAAAATATTACAATATAGTCGAGAGTTTTTAAGAATTTCACCTTTCCTTTCCCATGTTGTTTCTTAACCTCCTGTTATGTTTTCCAAAGCATTATTGTGGTATATAATTAGTGGAAATCGAATATTTTCGGCAGCAATATAAATATggaaagaataaagagaaatttgaGGAGGTAAATTTGCCGCCTTTTGTTGAGTTGGTGTTTGTGTAAAATGAACTTCATAAGGGAAACTGGTAAAGACTGCTTTCAACGTTGGGTCGATGGCTATTCTTATCGATTCAAAACCAAATTTGTAAGATTAATAATACATAGCATCCATCATTAACGAATgagaattattaataataatgaagttgctggaaattttatctttatttctgAGTAAATTCTCCTTGCAGGAAcgtaaaagcaaaataaataaagagagtaAATTAAAGATCAAACAGGAAAGAGTGTGTATGGTATAAAATCTGTATTACCAAAAACAGGATGGAATCTGAATAAAAGAATTTTTCAGAAAaggagattaaaaaaagaatctGGTTGGTTTAAAGGCCaaggtgtgttttttttttttttttttttttaaatttttttaaggaataataaaatgcaaaataaaaaatgcataatgGTAAGAGCAACgaagaaataatagaaaatgGTGTTGATAAGCATCGGTGACAGGGTGACAGGGTATGGTGGTTTGGAAAACTGAGGTGATAAGGTTAAAATTGAGATTGGCGTTATTTTTGGGACCAACAACCACAAAATcgacaaaacaaaataaaaacgaccttaaaaaaaaataaaataaaaaaaagagaaagaaagagatttCATCATAATTTGATAATTAGGTGTGGTGAGAGGCTGAGGTGAAGGCTGAAACAACAAAACATTGTTGACATGGCCAGCAGTATGAGTGTAAGCAGGAGGAGATTTGGAAGATTGCTGGCAAGAATCAGCGGCAGCAGAAGGCAATTTTCTTCTACAACCTCCTCCATTTCCATTGATGACCAACAGCAACAGCAAGCCCAACCCCAACCCCAACCCAGATCCTTGAACCTCTACTCTGCTATCAACCAAGCTCTCCACATCGCCTTAGATTCTGATCCACGGTGAGGGACCTCTTTCCTCTTTCCTTTCCAATTATCTATTTTTGcaaattttccatttctttttctgttttgtcattttattattattattattaattcaaaatttaatctgAAACTCCTGATTGATGATAGTGCGTATGTATTTGGCGAAGATGTGGGCTTTGGTGGGGTATTCCGTTGCACAACAGGATTAGCCGATCGTTTTGGTAAAAGTAGGGTTTTCAATACTCCTCTCTGTGAGCAGGTACCCCCTTTATTTCATAATCATTTCCTCTTCCTGCTTCTCTTTTTCTACTACAACTTTATATGCTTATCTCCATCTAATCTCTATTCTTAACCTTAAACCCCACTCCAAATTCCTCGGATAattagctttttatttatttaatttaaaatcttaCTCTCTGTGTTTCCCCTACtcttttaaaattgtaatatgGAAGTTGAGcttcttgtttcttttacttgaaaagaacaaacaaacaaaaactatttaaataaaaaaaaaaaaaaaaaaaactgaatgttattcttattttcccatgtttttaattatttctttttcccacACGAGTATCTCTTTAAACAATGGCATTCACaacattatattttacttttctttacTCTCAGGGCATTGTTGGTTTTGGCATTGGTCTAGCAGCAATGGTAAGTTAGTTTTACAAATTTAGTCTCCATATTCAACTTAAAATAAAACCTTGATCaaagtttctctctctctctctcatacaaTATTTATAAGCTTTAACTCTTGCTTTCCTCGCACATGATAGGGCAATCGAGCAATAGCAGAAATCCAATTTGCAGATTATATATATCCTGCTTTCGATCAGGCAATCGTCCTCCCTAATGCTAGGCTGTATTATAGCCTCATAACTGGCCACTGATTTGACCAGGCTTTCATCTTGTAGATTGTCAACGAAGCTGCAAAATTCAGGTACCGGAGTGGCAATCAATTTAATTGTGGAGGTAAAGCCGTGCGCTTTTTGTTTGCTTCAGCCCAAAGGTTCCTTCTTCTTGAATTATGAGGTTTAATTTTGACCCCTAGGTTTAACAATAAGAGCCCCTTATGGAGCTGTGGGCCATGGTGGACATTACCACTCACAATCCCCTGAAGCTTTCTTCTGTCATGTTCCTGGTATCAAAGTA
Proteins encoded in this window:
- the LOC107419342 gene encoding 2-oxoisovalerate dehydrogenase subunit beta 1, mitochondrial isoform X2 — its product is MASSMSVSRRRFGRLLARISGSRRQFSSTTSSISIDDQQQQQAQPQPQPRSLNLYSAINQALHIALDSDPRAYVFGEDVGFGGVFRCTTGLADRFGKSRVFNTPLCEQGIVGFGIGLAAMGNRAIAEIQFADYIYPAFDQIVNEAAKFRYRSGNQFNCGGLTIRAPYGAVGHGGHYHSQSPEAFFCHVPGGHPSKSTASKRWLYRLSVEEVPEHDYMLPLSEAEVIREGNDITLVGWGAQLSIMEQACIDAEKDGISCELIDLRTLIPWDKETVEASVRKTGRLLISHEAPVTGGFGAEISASIVERCFLRLEAPVSRVCGLDTPFPLVFEPFYMPTKNKILDAIKATVNY
- the LOC107419342 gene encoding 2-oxoisovalerate dehydrogenase subunit beta 1, mitochondrial isoform X1, yielding MASSMSVSRRRFGRLLARISGSRRQFSSTTSSISIDDQQQQQAQPQPQPRSLNLYSAINQALHIALDSDPRAYVFGEDVGFGGVFRCTTGLADRFGKSRVFNTPLCEQGIVGFGIGLAAMGNRAIAEIQFADYIYPAFDQIVNEAAKFRYRSGNQFNCGGLTIRAPYGAVGHGGHYHSQSPEAFFCHVPGIKVVIPRSPRQAKGLLLSCIRDPNPVVFFEPKWLYRLSVEEVPEHDYMLPLSEAEVIREGNDITLVGWGAQLSIMEQACIDAEKDGISCELIDLRTLIPWDKETVEASVRKTGRLLISHEAPVTGGFGAEISASIVERCFLRLEAPVSRVCGLDTPFPLVFEPFYMPTKNKILDAIKATVNY